One Heyndrickxia oleronia genomic window, TGCATCCAAATTGGAAAGAGGTTCGTCCATTAAGCAAAGTGGTGCTTGACTAACAATCGAACGTGCAAGTGCAACCCTTTGTCTTTGACCACCAGAAAGCTCCTTTGGTTTGCGTTTGAGCATTTCAGTTAGACCTACCATTTCGGCAGCTTCCTTTAATCTTTTTTGTTGTTCCTGTTTATTGACTTTCCTTGCTTTGAGACCAAAGAGGATATTTTGTTCGACCGTTAAATGTGGATATAGTGCATAATTTTGAAAGACCATAGATAAATTGCGGTCTTTTGGTGGAAGGTGATTTACTGGTTCATTATTCATTTTTAAAAATCCACCGGAAATTTCCTCAAGTCCCGCAATCATTCGGAGCAAAGTACTTTTCCCTGAACCAGAAGGTCCTACCAAGACAAAAAACTCCCCCTTTTCAATGGATAAATTGATCTCTTTCAAAATATCCTTCTGCTTATCATAAGACTTCGAAAGATCCAATAACTCAACCTGACTCATCAAACCCCTCCTTGTTATCACCACTGCAAGCCTATTAAAACACAATATCTAAATAAAAAATGTAAATTTACTGACACTTCACAGCGGTTTTACCGAAGATTAATAGAATTAATATGAAATTAATATTAGCGGTTTATTTAGGGGGTCATTTAGGGGGTCAGACCCCCAGTGGTTTAACGCGGTAAAGCGGTGGGGGTCTGACCCCCTACATTTCATAGCCAGCTTCAAAGAGGTTGGATGTTTTGGTGAATTTTTTTAAGTCATTTGGTTGTTTGATGTTGTTGATTTCTGGTTGTTTTACGGTTATTGCTTTAACATCGGCATTTCCGAAATTATCTTTTATTTTTCCTCTAATATACAAAGAGACTCCGTTACAATTAGAATCTAATCTTATATGGGATTGATTATTAAAGTTTTGGATAAAGTGATACATTTCATTGTAGTATGCTTCTGCTTTTAATTTCTCATCTATCAACCTCACAGAAACACAAATTGGTAATTTCCCTTTCAGTTTTTTATAATTGGGTTTCTCCCGAAATGTTAAATTCTTTTCAGACGCATTATCTATATTAATGAAGGCAAAATGTTCTACTTCCTTCTTTAAGTTTCCAAATGAAGCTGCTACCAATGGTTTTATATAGTTGGTGGCCTCTTTATTCATGAGGTTTGTAAAATAAGTATCATATGGCTTGCAGTCTAGTTTCCCTTTTTCCTCATAGTTCATTTCACAATTGACCGAAGATTGATAACGACCTTTATGATCTTTTATATAAATAATAATCAGTGGGGGAGCTTCCTCAGGTTCTTCAGGTATGACTTCGTATTTAGTAATATCAATGGATGTACCATATGTTTCTACAACATAATTAATCAGCTGTGATTCCTTTATTAATTTTTTCTCTTCTTTCGTAAGTTTTTTATCATTCTCCATTTTGGAGATTTCAGTTTTTAATAATTTGTCTTCAACTGAATTGCATCCTGTAGTGATGATAGCAATAAACATACATAAAAGTATCGAAAATAGTGGTTTTTTCAAAGAGAATCACTCCTTTTAAGAGGGATATAAGATTATATAGTGATCCTTATTTTACCAAATTATCGTCACTTTTCATCTAAAGGAATAATCATTTATTGATATTGTCAATTGAGGACTCTGGAACAGGGGGTCAGACCCCCTGCCGTTTAACGCGGTAAAGCAGTGGGGGTCTGACCCCACTAATTACCATAGCGAAAATTTGTTTACTAGGTATATGGAACGGGTTACTATGTAACTATGATATAAATTAGTTTGGCACATGAGAGAGGAATTGTGAAATGAGAGCTTGGTTGATTAGGGGATTGTTATCACTGTTGGTGTTAGGGGTGATTATCGTTGTCGTGTGTGTTTTTTCGGAAAAGAGTCAGTCAACTCCTGTAAAAGCCTCCCTTGCTACGGAAACATTTATTCAAAACTATCTACTTAATAAAGAAGGATTCATTCAAACGAATATAACAGATCAAAATAATGTTTATTTATCTGAATCTGTTGGACTTTGGCTTGAGTATTTAATCGAAAAAAATGATTCTATACAATTTAAGCAACAAGTTGCCATACTGGAAAAGAATTTTTTAACGAAGGATCATCTAGTCCCATGGAAAATAGAAGGGACAAAAAAATACCTTGTTAATGCTTCAATCGATGATTTAAGAATAGTCAACAGCTTGTACATAGCGGGGGAAAAATGGAAGACCCCTTTCTATACAAACCTAGCAAAAAAAATGAGTAAAAGTCTTGTTCGCAATCAATCAGTTGATCAATTGATGGTAGATTACATAGATTTAACTAATATGGACGATAAAGGGGAAGTTATTACCCTAAGTTATATCATGCCTGAAAGCTATAAGAGAATGAGTAAAGTTGGAATCCTATCAGATGAAATGTACGAAGAGACAAAAGATGTATTACTTAAAGCACCACACTCAAAGATAGGGTTTTATCCGAAGGAATACAATATAAAAACAGGGAAATATTCATATGATCAAAAAGTGAATTTAATTGATCAATTTTATGTTGGTCTTCATGAAGCGCAATGGGGGGGAGATGTTAGCCCTTTACTTCAATTTGCAAAGAAGGCTTTTAAAGAAGGAAATGGAAAAATATATGGACAATATGATAGTGAAACAGCTCAGCCGATCGTACAGTATGAGGCGCCAGCAGTTTATGCGCTGGCTATTTTAATGTGTATTGAAATAGATGAAAGAGAGTTTGCGCAACAGCTTTATTCTCAAATGCTTACATTACGTCAAAATCAAAAGAAATCACCGTACTATGGTGGCTATATTGATGTTGACTCGAAGGATACTCATTCATTTGATAATTTATTAGCAATTATTGCAGAAAGGAGAGGAATGAATGAAAAAGTATTTTGAACAGGAAAAAATTGCTCTCCTTCTAATGGTCATTCTGTTAATTGTCGTACAAATTCCATCCTTTTTATTACTGAAACAAGGAACCGTAGGCTTTCTATTATTAGGATTTTTTGTATTACTCCTATGTGTGACAATGATGTTAGGTACGGTGAAGGGGCTATATAGCAGCTTCCTATTTATATTTATAGTTGGAACTACTCTTTTTTATTTAGAAATGACTAATACACCAAAGGTTACTTTTCCTTTACCTCTCTTTTTAGGTTATGGGGTTGCATTAATTATTTGTATCCTGCTAACAGGACGTGTACATGATATATTTATCAATCAAGGTGAAAAAAATCGTCGATTACAGGAAGAGATAAGACAATTTGTAGCTGTGGATGTTGAGACTGGTTTTGATAATAAATTTAGGATGGAAATGGAAGTACAGGCGGAAATGAAACGAACGGATCGATATGGTGCAGCTTTTACCCTGATTCTATTGCAAATTGATTATTTTGCTAAGTTTAAACAATTATATGGAGAAAAGGAAACGAGTCACTTATTGTCTGAACTGGCAAAAACCATTGAGAAAACGATGAGGATAACAGATAGAAAATTTCGTTATGATCAGGATCGGTTCGCGTTACTTCTAACAAATACAGATGATCATTCTGTTGAGGTGATATATAAAAAACTAGCTGAAACACTTAAAACACATCAATTATTAAATGAAAAATATGTAACATTGTCGTTCCGTTCAGGTCATATCGTCTACGATCAAGAGGTCGCTGTTGCGGATTACCGTGCATTGCTTCAGCAAGTAGAAAGTGAGATGGTCTATCGTGAACTATAAACGATTGATGTCCATTTTTGTATTGGCCATGCTAGTGCAGTTAATCGCAATTGTTCCAACCACCCATGCAGAAGAAACACTTCCTAAAATGACATTCATCTATATGACCCAAGATCATCTCCCGAATTCTGATGTTTTATTTTTAGAAGCAACACTTGCAGCTTTTGCTAAAAAGATTGATTTAGTGGAAGCGAACCAAGTGAACATTAATAAGCTGAAGAAAAGTGATGTCATCGTGTTTATGGGAGAAGAAAAAGGAAAGGTTCCTAGAAAAGGAGGGACGCAATTCAATCCTTTAAAGGACGAATCATTGCAATTGGTCATAATGTAGAGCAATTGCAGCCGTATAAGCAATGGAAATTTGTCGGTCCCGAATCGATAAGGAAATTAGATAATGATTCTTTAGAAACGATATTATCAATTATTCATGTTATTCCACCAGAGGAGAGTGAAATTCTTTCTACCGGAGAGAATCTAGGAGAAAGATTTCCTTTTATTGTTAAAAAGGGGAAATTATCATATATTGCGGCAACAGCTTTTAGAACAGAAACGAAATATTCAGTATCCCAATCCCTTTATAGCCTACTAGACCAGAAACCACCAGATGTTCACCAGGCATATATACGTCTTGAGGATATTTCACCGATCACAGATCCTAAGCTTTTAAAAGAAACAGGTGAATATTTATCAGAGCATAACATTCCATTTTATATGGCTGTTATCCCTGTTTATGTAAATAGTGAAACGGGTGAATATACAACTCTTGCAAGTAATAAAAAACTTGTTCGGGTGTTAAAAGAGCTTCAAAAGCGTGGAGGGATGATCATTGCTCATGGATATACTCATTCCTACCGTCATGAAGAAACAGGAGAAGGATTTGAATTTTGGGATGCTAAATTAAATCAAAAAATTATTACTAAAAATACAGATGAAACACCGCCAAAAATGAAGAATAGCTTGGATTTTACATCAGAGGAAGAGTATCAAAAATATTTAAACAAGATGAATCGATTGGAAAAAGAATATATAGACGAAAAGCTGACAAATTCAATCGAACATTTAACGCAATTAGGTCTTTATCCTATTGCATTTGAGGCACCACACTATGCGATGAGTCCAAATGGCTATCATGTTACTTCCGAGTATTTTTCTTCTATTTTTGGACAAGTTCAATTGAGTGATGAAAATTGGGAGGTCATGTCCGCTCCACTCTTTGCATCAAAGCCAGCTATCACTTCAGGGATGACACTGTATCCAGAAACGATTGGATTTATTGATCCGACATTAAGCGATCCGTATCAAGAGATGGAGACGAAATTAAAACAGCTTGAGAAAGTACCGGGATCCATGATTGGCGGTTTCTATCATCCTTATATCGGATTGAAATATTTACCCCATATGGTGGAATTAATAGAATCAGTTCCAAATGTCGAATGGCTTGATCTAAGAAAAACAGAGCAAACCGTTCAATCTGATCATGTAAAGATTAAGCAGGAAAAAGACAAACCCATACAGGTAACATCATCAATAAATGGTTATAAGCTCTTTTTTCAAAATATAAAAGAACGTCCTTTTGACCTTGTCTTATGGGTTCTAGCAATCATTGTATCCCTCACCATACTTGTCTTCTTCTTTTACATTTTAGGTCTTAGAGCAAGATTACGAAAAAGACTTTTTGAGGAGAGGAATTAACATGGCTAATCTATTATTCTACATGGCTCTTATTTTAATTTGGGTCATGTTGCTATATCATATGTTCTTAATGCAAGGTGGTTATCGCCACTTTCAGACATATGAAAAAATCATCCCGAAATGGGAGAAAAATATGGTTGATCTCCCAACTGTAAGTGTGTTCATTCCAGCACATAATGAGGAAGTAGTTATCGGGCAGACCTTAAAAGCGATGTCTCGCCTTTACTATCCCAAAGATAAGCTAGAAGTCATCGTAATTAATGACAACTCATCAGATCGTACAGGAGAAATCGTTCAGGAGTTCGCTGAAAAATATCCTTTTATTCGAATGATAGAAACAAAGCCTCCTAATAGAGGGAAGGGTAAATCATCTGCTTTAAATGAAGCATTATATCAATCTGAAAGCGAGATTATTGCTGTTTATGATGCGGACAATACACCAGAGCGAATGGCCATTTGGTATCTTGTTATGGGACTTGTGAATGATCCTAAATCTGCAGCGATAGTTGGTAAATTTAGAGTAATTAATGCAGCAAAAACATGGTTAACACGATTTATTAATATTGAAACAATCTGTTTTCAATGGATGGCCCAGGGGGGCAGATGGAAATGGTTCAAAGTGGCAACGATACCTGGGACTAACTTTGCCATTCGTCGAAGTATTATTGAAGAGCTTGGAGGCTGGGATGTAAAAGCATTAGCGGAAGATACTGAATTAACGATTCGCGTATATAATTTAGGCTATCATATTCGTTTTTTTCCAGCAGCGATTACTTGGGAGCAAGAGCCAGAAACATTAAAGGTATGGTGGAAGCAACGAACCAGATGGGCACGCGGTAATCAGTATGTCGTGTTAAAATTTCTAAGCCAATTTTTTAAATTAAAGCGAAAAAGAATTATATTTGATTTATTTTATTTTTTCTTCACTTATTTTCTTTTCTTCTTTGGTGTAATTGTATCGAATGTTCTATTCATCATTAATCTATTCTACGATTTACAGCTGACGATTGGAAATGTTTCTTTAGCGTTATGGGTTCTTGCCTTTCTGCTTTTCCTAACAGAAGTCATGATTACACTAAGTATTGAAAAAGCAGAAATGAATCTTAAAAACTTTTTTTATGTCATATTTATGTATTTCACCTATTCGCAAATGTGGATTGTTCTTGTTATATATGCACTTTACCTTGAAATCAAACGTGTGTTATTTCACCAAGAGGTAAAATGGTATAAAACAGAACGGTTCGATCAGAAGGGTAAAGGGGGTTCCTTATGAAAAACAATAGAATAATATTTATCACATCATTAATTATTTTCTTCTTATGTATGGGACAGCTGAATAGTGCGGCACAGACCTTGACTGAAATTCCTATACAAGGTATGGAAATAGAAGGTCAAAATAATGTAGGAACACGGCATTCCATAACAAATAGCCCGATTGAGTTAATTGGACCAGAACAAGAGGTTACATTTTATTATGAGAACATTTCAGATGCGAAAGGACAGAATAATCAACTAGTCTTAGATTTCACTCATTCTGAAATGCTGATTTCGCCTTCATCATTAACGTTAAGTGTCGATGGACAAACGATCACATCAAAGCCTTTAAATAGTCAAAATGAAAAGGGCCAGATCATATTTCCACTTACAGGTAATGCTCTTAAAAAAGGGAGTCATAGTGTAAAGGTTTCCTACCATGGTGTCATTAAGGAAGGTGTTTGTGTTGATCAAGGAACTTCCGGTAACTGGTTAAATATTGGTATTAATTCATATATCCAACTAAATGGACAAATAAACGATATCAAGCAATCCTTAAAGGATTATCCAGATATTTTTCAAGGTACTTCAACGAATCCAGTATTCATCATACTACCAGATAAGGCATCAATGGAAACATTGAATAGTGGGTTAATGGTAGCAACCTATTTAAGGGAGCAATCCTATACAGAGGGTTCAGTTCAAATGGTTCGGGAATCTAATGTAAAAAGTCTTCGAGGAAATGTTCTATTCATCGGGGCACAAACGGAATTTTCCACACCATTTATGAAACAAGTAATGGAAAAAGCATCTTTACCAACTGATAATCAATCACTCTTGCTTTCGCGTCATAAGCTTGTAAATGGGAAAAATAAAGTGGAAGCATTATTTGTCACAGCAAAAACACCTGGAGAAATTCAGAAGCGGGTAAGTGTACTAACTAATCAGCAATGGATGAAACAATTATCGGGTAATCAAATGTCTATTCAGACGATCCCTAATTGGAAAGAAACAGATAATCATCGTCAAGTTACACTAAAACAATTTGGTATGGGAAATTTTATTTTGGATAGTACGCAAGGGAAAAGTCAGCATTACTTTTACTACTTACCGAAATCTTTACATTCTGGACAAACATCTACTCTGAAGTTACATTTAAAACGCTCTGAAACGATTTTGCCAACCAATGAGAAAATGGGTAAAACGATAAATGGGGGAGAGGTTGAATTAGTTGTATTCATCAATGATGTTCCTCATTCGGTTGATTTGCGAACATTGAAAAATGCAGAGAATGGTGTATACACCGTGAATATACCGATTGATGCAAAAACAATTAAAGATAATGGCATGATGGATATACAATTTGTTGCGAATGGCTTAAATCAAAAAAATTCTTGTACAAATTCAGACGAAAATCGCTGGATATATATATCCGATGATAGCTCTTTCAATTTCCCGTCAAAGGATCAAAAGGATGAAGGGGACACAACATTCGCTGCCTATCCTCTACCTTTCGGTGGAAAGGATAGTAAAACAACTATTATCTTACCTCAAACGGTAAAAGTAGAGGATCAACAGCTTCTTGCTTTATACCTATCGCTTAGTATGAATGGGCAATTACCGCAGATAACATTAACATCTGCAGATAAAGTAGAAGTGAATGAGCTGAAAAATACGAACGCGATCTTTATTGGAGGACCAGCATTACAACCACTTTTAAACAAAGTAAATGATCAATTAGAGATCACATATAAAGAGAAATCAAAGCCAGACTTAAACAAATATGGTTTTATACCTGAATCAGTTGATTTGTTTAGTTGGATTCAACCAAATCCTTGGAGCCCTAAACAAAATAGTATTCTTGTTTTAGATCACCAAATATCATCTACACCGTTGATCTCGAAAACATTTCTCGACTATCTAGTAAATAATGATGAAGAATCTACAATTATTGTTCAGTCAAATAATAACCAGCTGTTTTCAAACGCATCACAAATAAAAATAAAAGATCAAAAAGAGGCAGAGGAAAAAGGAAAGAAACAAGGCCGCGATTTCTCTATATTGTGGATCATTGAATTTGTTGCACTAATCCTCCTTATTGCCTTATTAATCATTATTGTAAGAAAAAGAGGAAAGCGAAAAGAATAGGAAGGGTCAATAATGGGGGGTCAGACCCCCATCGCTTTAAAGCGAAAAAGTAATTTTGTTTCAATATTATTTTGTATCTCTTAAAGATACCAAAATATTTATCTGATAAATCTTTTTATTATAGCCTAAATGTATTACCATTTTCTTATATAAAGAGAGTGTTAATTCAATTAGTAGTTGTTGAAGACGATTTATTTTGTTTGAAAAATCGCTGACAACGAAGATGGGAGTTAAAAAAATGCTAATCAGTAATCTATTATTGGAAGCTTTTAAACAAACAAATTATCAAATTTCCGGACATGGGAAAAGAAATATTCAAGTATTACAAAAGGTACTTATGGACTTAAACGGTGAAATAGATAGTGACCATTATGGAAATGGTGCGATTATTGAAAACTTCCAAATGAAGCTAGCAAATTTCCTCGGCAAAGAAGCAGCTGTATTTTTCCCTAGTGGTACAATGGCTCAGCAAATTGCGTTACGAATATGGTGTGATGAAAAAGGTTCCAATAAAGTGGCTTATCATCCCCTTAGTCATTTAGAGATTCATGAGGAGGATGGCCTAAAGGAATTGCATCATATCGAACCCGTGTTACTTGCTGATAAAAGCAGAGTAATTGAATTAGATGATGTAGTGAATATGGAAGGAGATATTTCTTGTTTATTGCTTGAACTACCACAGCGAGAAATTGGTGGGCAGCTACCAGACTATGAAACTTTAGAGCAGATCTCAAACTTTTGCAGGAGTAAAGGAATTAAACTGCATTTAGATGGGGCAAGGCTATTCGAAATTCTTCCGTATTATCAAAAGTCTGCAGAGGAAATATGCGCTTTATTTGATAGTGTGTATGTGTCCTTTTATAAAGGGATTGGTGGGATTGCAGGTGCAATACTAGCGGGTGATAAAGACTTTACCGAGAAATCTAAAGTATGGAAAAGACGCCATGGGGGAGATCTTATCAGCCTTTATCCATATATCATCAGCTCTGATTTTTATTTTGATGAGCGCGTTCATAAAATGGATAGGTACTTTGAGGATGCCAAAGAATTAGCAAGTTTTTTTAATCAATGTCATACAATATCAACGCTACCTCTTGAACCGGTTTCAAATATGTTTCATGTTCATATTAATGTTGCAAAAGAGCAACTTGAGCCGCTCCTAATAGCTATCTATCAAGAAACAGGTATCGGTATAACGAGCTACTTAACAGAAATCAATAAGGATTCTTGCTATTTTGAGGTAAGTATTGGTGACCAATATGCGAAAATACCGAAGGAAGATTTGAAAAAGGTATTTAAAAGCTTGAATGAATTATTGGGGGTCAGACCCCCACTGCTTTAAAGTAGTATAGTGATAAAATTTAAAAAGAGGAAGTACATTAAAATGACTTCCTCTTTTTTGCAGTTTTAATTAGTAGTTTTTATATAAAGAAGCTCTGTTTAGACATAGGGGAATTTAGACAGTTAAAATATGGTATAGTTCATCAAGTTTTTGTATTTGATAGGTTGGAATGATATTAGTATCATTTGGTAGTATTTCAGGATTGATCCAGCATGAATCAATACCTGATAAATAGCCTCCTTTAATATCTGCACTTAAAGAATCTCCTATAATTATTCCCTTTTCTACAGAGAAA contains:
- a CDS encoding glycosyl hydrolase family 8, which encodes MRAWLIRGLLSLLVLGVIIVVVCVFSEKSQSTPVKASLATETFIQNYLLNKEGFIQTNITDQNNVYLSESVGLWLEYLIEKNDSIQFKQQVAILEKNFLTKDHLVPWKIEGTKKYLVNASIDDLRIVNSLYIAGEKWKTPFYTNLAKKMSKSLVRNQSVDQLMVDYIDLTNMDDKGEVITLSYIMPESYKRMSKVGILSDEMYEETKDVLLKAPHSKIGFYPKEYNIKTGKYSYDQKVNLIDQFYVGLHEAQWGGDVSPLLQFAKKAFKEGNGKIYGQYDSETAQPIVQYEAPAVYALAILMCIEIDEREFAQQLYSQMLTLRQNQKKSPYYGGYIDVDSKDTHSFDNLLAIIAERRGMNEKVF
- a CDS encoding diguanylate cyclase domain-containing protein, producing the protein MKKYFEQEKIALLLMVILLIVVQIPSFLLLKQGTVGFLLLGFFVLLLCVTMMLGTVKGLYSSFLFIFIVGTTLFYLEMTNTPKVTFPLPLFLGYGVALIICILLTGRVHDIFINQGEKNRRLQEEIRQFVAVDVETGFDNKFRMEMEVQAEMKRTDRYGAAFTLILLQIDYFAKFKQLYGEKETSHLLSELAKTIEKTMRITDRKFRYDQDRFALLLTNTDDHSVEVIYKKLAETLKTHQLLNEKYVTLSFRSGHIVYDQEVAVADYRALLQQVESEMVYREL
- a CDS encoding DUF2334 domain-containing protein, whose protein sequence is MQPYKQWKFVGPESIRKLDNDSLETILSIIHVIPPEESEILSTGENLGERFPFIVKKGKLSYIAATAFRTETKYSVSQSLYSLLDQKPPDVHQAYIRLEDISPITDPKLLKETGEYLSEHNIPFYMAVIPVYVNSETGEYTTLASNKKLVRVLKELQKRGGMIIAHGYTHSYRHEETGEGFEFWDAKLNQKIITKNTDETPPKMKNSLDFTSEEEYQKYLNKMNRLEKEYIDEKLTNSIEHLTQLGLYPIAFEAPHYAMSPNGYHVTSEYFSSIFGQVQLSDENWEVMSAPLFASKPAITSGMTLYPETIGFIDPTLSDPYQEMETKLKQLEKVPGSMIGGFYHPYIGLKYLPHMVELIESVPNVEWLDLRKTEQTVQSDHVKIKQEKDKPIQVTSSINGYKLFFQNIKERPFDLVLWVLAIIVSLTILVFFFYILGLRARLRKRLFEERN
- a CDS encoding glycosyltransferase family 2 protein, with translation MANLLFYMALILIWVMLLYHMFLMQGGYRHFQTYEKIIPKWEKNMVDLPTVSVFIPAHNEEVVIGQTLKAMSRLYYPKDKLEVIVINDNSSDRTGEIVQEFAEKYPFIRMIETKPPNRGKGKSSALNEALYQSESEIIAVYDADNTPERMAIWYLVMGLVNDPKSAAIVGKFRVINAAKTWLTRFINIETICFQWMAQGGRWKWFKVATIPGTNFAIRRSIIEELGGWDVKALAEDTELTIRVYNLGYHIRFFPAAITWEQEPETLKVWWKQRTRWARGNQYVVLKFLSQFFKLKRKRIIFDLFYFFFTYFLFFFGVIVSNVLFIINLFYDLQLTIGNVSLALWVLAFLLFLTEVMITLSIEKAEMNLKNFFYVIFMYFTYSQMWIVLVIYALYLEIKRVLFHQEVKWYKTERFDQKGKGGSL
- a CDS encoding cellulose biosynthesis cyclic di-GMP-binding regulatory protein BcsB, translating into MKNNRIIFITSLIIFFLCMGQLNSAAQTLTEIPIQGMEIEGQNNVGTRHSITNSPIELIGPEQEVTFYYENISDAKGQNNQLVLDFTHSEMLISPSSLTLSVDGQTITSKPLNSQNEKGQIIFPLTGNALKKGSHSVKVSYHGVIKEGVCVDQGTSGNWLNIGINSYIQLNGQINDIKQSLKDYPDIFQGTSTNPVFIILPDKASMETLNSGLMVATYLREQSYTEGSVQMVRESNVKSLRGNVLFIGAQTEFSTPFMKQVMEKASLPTDNQSLLLSRHKLVNGKNKVEALFVTAKTPGEIQKRVSVLTNQQWMKQLSGNQMSIQTIPNWKETDNHRQVTLKQFGMGNFILDSTQGKSQHYFYYLPKSLHSGQTSTLKLHLKRSETILPTNEKMGKTINGGEVELVVFINDVPHSVDLRTLKNAENGVYTVNIPIDAKTIKDNGMMDIQFVANGLNQKNSCTNSDENRWIYISDDSSFNFPSKDQKDEGDTTFAAYPLPFGGKDSKTTIILPQTVKVEDQQLLALYLSLSMNGQLPQITLTSADKVEVNELKNTNAIFIGGPALQPLLNKVNDQLEITYKEKSKPDLNKYGFIPESVDLFSWIQPNPWSPKQNSILVLDHQISSTPLISKTFLDYLVNNDEESTIIVQSNNNQLFSNASQIKIKDQKEAEEKGKKQGRDFSILWIIEFVALILLIALLIIIVRKRGKRKE
- a CDS encoding threonine aldolase family protein, with translation MLISNLLLEAFKQTNYQISGHGKRNIQVLQKVLMDLNGEIDSDHYGNGAIIENFQMKLANFLGKEAAVFFPSGTMAQQIALRIWCDEKGSNKVAYHPLSHLEIHEEDGLKELHHIEPVLLADKSRVIELDDVVNMEGDISCLLLELPQREIGGQLPDYETLEQISNFCRSKGIKLHLDGARLFEILPYYQKSAEEICALFDSVYVSFYKGIGGIAGAILAGDKDFTEKSKVWKRRHGGDLISLYPYIISSDFYFDERVHKMDRYFEDAKELASFFNQCHTISTLPLEPVSNMFHVHINVAKEQLEPLLIAIYQETGIGITSYLTEINKDSCYFEVSIGDQYAKIPKEDLKKVFKSLNELLGVRPPLL